Genomic DNA from Rhodoferax mekongensis:
AACGTGTCCACCAATGGCTTCAAAAAATCGCATGCGGTGTTTGAAGACTTGATGTACCAGAACCTGCGACAGGTTGGCTCCAACACCTCGGAACAATCCACACTGCCCACCGGTTTGCAATTGGGTTTGGGTGTGCGCACCGTGGCCACCAGCCGGTCGTTCTCCCAGGGCAACCTGCAACAGTCCAGCAACAATCTGGATGTCGCCATTCAGGGCAACGGTTTCTTCCAAGTGACCATGCCAGACGGAACGACCGGCTACACCCGAGACGGCGCTTTCCAGATTGACAACGCGGGACGCCTGGTCACCTCCAACGGTTTACCCATCCTGAACGGTATCAACATCCCTGCCAACGCCACCAGTGTGGCTATTGCGCAGGACGGTGCGGTCACCGCCATGGTTCCGGGCAACGTAGCCCCCCAACCCATTGGCACCATCACGCTGGCCAGTTTCATCAACCCGGCCGGCCTGGAGCCCAAAGGGCAAAATATTTACGCGGAAAGCACCGCCTCCGGCCAGCCCAATGCGGGCACGGCGGGTGCGAACGGCCTGGGCACCTTGGCCCAAGGCTTTGTAGAAACCTCCAACGTCAACGTGGTGCAAGAGCTGGTCACCATGATCCAGACCCAACGCGCCTATGAGATGAACTCCAAAGCCATTCAGACTTCTGACCAGATGCTGCAAAAGCTCGGCCAACTGTAAGGAGCTGACGTGTTACCCCCCATCTTCACCCGCGTCGCTTCCGCTGCTGCCATGGTGGTGCTGGCCGCAGGTTGCCAGCAAATGCCGCAAAAAGTCACCGTGGACTTTGTGGAACCTCGGGTACCTGCGGCACCGATCGCATCCGTGGTGTCCAAGCCCGCTAACGGCAGCATCTATCAACAGGCGGCTTTCCGCCCTGCGTTTGAGGACCGTCGGGCGCGATTGGTCGGCGATGCGGTGACCATCCAGATCGTGGAAAACGTCACCGCGAGCCAGAAGTCCACTTCGACGGTGAATCGAAACACCTCGATTGACTCCGCCATCACGGCCTTGCCCGACCAGACCTTGGCCGGCTTGGGCAAGCTCAATGTCGGCGCGAGCACCAACAACAATTTCTCTGGCAAAGGCGGTACCGAGAGCGCAAATACGTTCTCGGGATCCATCACCGCCACCGTTATTGAAACCTTGCCCAACGGCCATCTGGTGGTCACCGGGGAAAAGCAGATCGGTGTGAACCAGAACGTGGATGTCCTGCGCTTCTCCGGCACCATAGACCCGCGCATGCTGCAGCCCGGCAGCGTCATCAGCTCCACGCAGGTAGCGAATGTCCGCGTCGAGTCCCGAGGACGCGGCGCCCAGGGCGAAGCGCAAACAGTTGGCTGGTTATCACGGTTCTTTTTGAGTTTTCAGCCCTTCTAAAGAAATCCAGAATAGTGCCGAGGGGTAACAGATCCAGTCGGATCGCCCCGTTAACCAACTCGGCACATGACACACTGGAAACTGCTTACAAACACCCTCCGCCTGCGGCGATGGGCCAGCTTGTGCGTGGCGCTCAGCATGGCCTTTGCGCCATTGGCTCACAGCGCAACCCGCATCAAAGAAGTCGCTGCCATTGAAGGCGTGCGCAGCAACCAGCTGACTGGCTTCGGCTTGGTGATCGGTCTGGATGGCACAGGCGACCAGACCACCCAGATGCCCTACACCACCCAGGGCCTCAAGAACTACATGGAACAACTGGGCCTGACGCTCACGCCCGCTTCCTTGACGCAGCTGCAAATGAAAAACGTGGCAGCAGTTCTCGTAACGGCCCAACTTCCCGCTTTTGCACGGCCCGGCCAGATGCTGGACATCAACGTATCGTCCCTGGGTAACGCCAAGTCGCTGAAGGG
This window encodes:
- the flgG gene encoding flagellar basal-body rod protein FlgG, whose amino-acid sequence is MINSLWISKTGMEAQQMQLDVISNNLANVSTNGFKKSHAVFEDLMYQNLRQVGSNTSEQSTLPTGLQLGLGVRTVATSRSFSQGNLQQSSNNLDVAIQGNGFFQVTMPDGTTGYTRDGAFQIDNAGRLVTSNGLPILNGINIPANATSVAIAQDGAVTAMVPGNVAPQPIGTITLASFINPAGLEPKGQNIYAESTASGQPNAGTAGANGLGTLAQGFVETSNVNVVQELVTMIQTQRAYEMNSKAIQTSDQMLQKLGQL
- a CDS encoding flagellar basal body L-ring protein FlgH encodes the protein MVVLAAGCQQMPQKVTVDFVEPRVPAAPIASVVSKPANGSIYQQAAFRPAFEDRRARLVGDAVTIQIVENVTASQKSTSTVNRNTSIDSAITALPDQTLAGLGKLNVGASTNNNFSGKGGTESANTFSGSITATVIETLPNGHLVVTGEKQIGVNQNVDVLRFSGTIDPRMLQPGSVISSTQVANVRVESRGRGAQGEAQTVGWLSRFFLSFQPF